A part of Ursus arctos isolate Adak ecotype North America chromosome X, UrsArc2.0, whole genome shotgun sequence genomic DNA contains:
- the NKRF gene encoding NF-kappa-B-repressing factor, which produces MAGGRLLLGGDFLSPPPLPPLPPPPLPPLPPPPPEPVLEQWRYSHESDWQWALRRSFICRHLHSYPGAALDQLLALSAAWTNHVFLGCRYSPRLMEKILQMAEGIAIGETPSYDLMLSKPSKGQKRHLSGCDGQNPPKKQAGSKFHARPRFEPVHFVASSSKDERQEDPYGPQTKEVNEQTHFASMPRDVYQDYTQDSFSVQDGNSQYCDSSGFIFTKDQPVTANMYFDSGNPAPSSTSQQANSQSAPEPSPSQTFPESVVAEKQYFIEKLTATIWKNLSNPEMTSGSDKINYTYMLTRCIQACKTNPEYIYAPLKEIPPADIPKNKKLLTDGYACEVRCQNIYLTTGYAGSKNGSRDRATELAVKLLQKRIEVRVVRRKFKHTIGEDLVVCQIGMPAYEFPPALKPPEELVVLAKDASGQPIFNASAKHWTNFVLTENANDAIGILNNSASYNKMSVEYKYEMMPNRTWRCRVFLQDHCLAEGYGTKKTSKHAAADEALKILQKTQPTYPSVKSSQCQTGSSPRGSGKKKDIKDLVVYENSSNPVCTLNDTAQFNRMTVEYVYERMTGLRWKCKVILESEVIAEAVGVKKTVKYEAAGEAVKTLKKTQPTVINNLKKGAIEDVISRNEIQGRSAEEAYKQQIKEDNIGNQLLRKMGWTGGGLGKSGEGIREPISVKEQHKREGLGLDVERVNKIAKRDIEQIIRNYARSESHTDLTFSTELTNDERKQIHQIAQKYGLKSKSHGVGHDRYLVVGRKRRKEDLLDQLKQEGQVGHYELVMPQAN; this is translated from the exons ATGGCTGGCGGACGTCTGCTGCTGGGGGGCGACTTCCTgtcgccgccgccgctgccccccctcccgccgccgccgctgccgcccctcccgccgcccccgcccgaGCCAGTGCTGGAGCAGTGGCGCTATAGCCACGAAAGTGACTGGCAGTGGGCTCTGCGGCGCAGCTTCATCTGTCGGCACCTGCACAGCTATCCCGGGGCTGCCCTGGACCAGCTCCTCGCGCTCTCCGCCGCCTGGACCAACCACGTTTTCCTGGGCTGCAG gTACAGCCCACGCCTGATGGAAAAAATTCTCCAAATGGCTGAAGGTATTGCTATTGGGGAGACGCCTTCATATGATCTGATGCTGTCCAAACCTTCCAAAGGTCAAAAACGTCACCTCTCAGGATGTGATG GTCAAAATCCTCCTAAAAAGCAAGCCGGTTCCAAATTCCATGCGAGACCTCGTTTTGAGCCTGTACATTTTGTAGCTAGTAGTTCAAAAGACGAAAGACAGGAAGATCCTTATGGTCCTCAGACAAAAGAGGTAAATGAACAAACACATTTTGCCAGCATGCCAAGAGACGTCTACCAAGATTATACTCAAGACTCTTTCAGTGTGCAAGATGGGAATTCTCAGTATTGTGATTCGTCAGGATTTATTTTCACAAAAGACCAGCCCGTAACAGCCAACATGTATTTTGACAGTGGGAACCCCGCCCCAAGCAGCACGTCACAGCAGGCAAACTCTCAGTCAGCTCCTGAGCCTTCACCGTCACAGACATTTCCTGAGTCAGTGGTAGCCGAGAAGcagtattttattgaaaaattaacaGCGACTATCTGGAAGAACCTTTCTAACCCAGAGATGACTTCTGGCTCTGATAaaattaattatacatatatgttaacTCGGTGTATTCAGGCGTGTAAGACAAATCCTGAGTACATATACGCTCCTTTAAAAGAGATCCCTCCTGCTGACatccccaaaaataaaaaacttctaaCAGACGGCTATGCGTGTGAAGTTAGATGCCAAAATATCTACTTAACCACAGGTTATGCTGGCAGCAAGAatgggtccagggatcgagctaCTGAGCTAGCTGTAAAACTCTTGCAGAAACGTATCGAAGTTCGTGTTGTCCGGCGGAAATTCAAGCACACGATTGGAGAGGACCTGGTGGTGTGTCAGATCGGCATGCCCGCGTACGAGTTTCCTCCGGCTCTGAAGCCGCCGGAAGAGCTGGTGGTGCTGGCTAAAGATGCTTCCGGGCAGCCGATTTTTAATGCTTCCGCCAAACACTGGACCAATTTTGTCCTTACAGAGAATGCAAACGATGCGATCGGCATCCTCAACAATTCTGCCTCATACAACAAAATGTCAGTCGAATACAAATACGAGATGATGCCGAATCGCACGTGGCGTTGCCGAGTGTTTCTGCAAGATCACTGCTTAGCTGAAGGTTATGGAACCAAAAAAACCAGTAAACATGCAGCTGCCGATGAGGCTTTGAAAATCCTTCAAAAAACACAGCCCACTTACCCCTCGGTCAAAAGTTCACAGTGCCAGACAGGCTCTTCACCCAGGGgatctggaaagaagaaagatataaagGATCTTGTAGTTTACGAGAATTCTTCCAATCCGGTGTGCACCCTGAACGACACAGCTCAGTTTAACCGCATGACGGTCGAATACGTCTACGAAAGAATGACAGGCCTCCGATGGAAATGCAAGGTGATCCTGGAGAGCGAAGTGATCGCAGAAGCGGTCGGGGTGAAGAAAACGGTCAAGTACGAAGCTGCTGGGGAAGCTGTAAAAACCCTCAAAAAGACCCAGCCGACCGTCATTAACAATTTGAAGAAAGGAGCTATCGAAGATGTGATTTCCAGGAATGAGATTCAGGGCCGCTCAGCAGAGGAGGCGTACAAACAACAAATCAaagaagataacataggaaaCCAGCTGCTGAGAAAGATGGGCTGGACGGGTGGTGGTTTAGGTAAATCTGGTGAGGGCATTCGGGAGCCGATCTCTGTCAAAGAGCAGCATAAGCGAGAAGGGCTCGGGCTGGACGTAGAGAGGGTGAACAAAATCGCCAAGAGAGATATCGAACAGATCATTAGAAACTACGCCCGCTCGGAGAGCCACACGGATTTGACTTTCTCCACGGAGCTGACTAACGACGAGCGGAAGCAAATACACCAGATTGCCCAGAAGTACGGTCTTAAGAGTAAGTCCCATGGGGTAGGCCACGATAGGTACTTGGTGGTCGGTAGAAAGAGACGGAAGGAAGACCTCCTAGATCAGCTCAAGCAGGAAGGCCAAGTGGGGCATTACGAGCTTGTGATGCCTCAAGCAAACTGA